The Paraburkholderia sp. SOS3 genome includes a region encoding these proteins:
- the rfbB gene encoding dTDP-glucose 4,6-dehydratase, producing MILVTGGAGFIGANFVLEWLSASGEPVLNLDKLTYAGNLGTLKSQRDNSRHVFVRADICDRDTLDKLFAEHKPRAVVHLAAESHVDRSIHGPADFVQTNVVGTFTLLEAARSYWNTLNDADKAAFRFLHVSTDEVFGSLSATDPQFSETTPYAPNSPYSATKAGSDHLVRAYHHTYGLPVLTTNCSNNYGPYQFPEKLVPLMIANALAGKPLPVYGDGQNVRDWLYVGDHCSAIREVLARGVPGETYNVGGWNEKKNLDVVHTLCDLLDQKRSKAQGSYRDQITYVKDRPGHDRRYAIDARKLERELGWKPAETFETGLAKTVQWYLNNQQWVDEVASGEYRKWVETNYAQRA from the coding sequence ATGATCCTGGTAACGGGCGGTGCCGGCTTCATCGGCGCCAATTTCGTGCTCGAGTGGTTGAGCGCCTCCGGGGAGCCAGTCCTGAATTTGGATAAGCTCACCTATGCGGGCAATTTGGGTACGTTGAAGTCGCAACGGGACAATTCTCGTCATGTCTTCGTGCGCGCGGACATTTGCGATCGCGACACGCTTGACAAGCTGTTCGCCGAACACAAGCCGCGTGCAGTAGTGCACCTCGCCGCCGAGAGCCACGTCGACCGTTCGATTCACGGGCCTGCCGACTTCGTGCAGACCAACGTGGTCGGCACCTTCACATTGCTCGAAGCAGCGAGATCGTATTGGAACACGCTAAACGATGCTGACAAAGCGGCATTCCGCTTCCTGCACGTGTCCACCGACGAAGTCTTCGGCTCACTGTCGGCAACCGATCCGCAATTCTCAGAAACGACGCCGTACGCGCCGAACAGCCCGTATTCGGCGACCAAGGCGGGCTCCGATCATCTCGTGCGTGCATATCACCACACGTACGGCTTGCCCGTGTTGACGACCAATTGCTCGAATAACTACGGTCCTTACCAGTTCCCCGAAAAGCTGGTCCCTCTGATGATCGCCAATGCGCTCGCGGGCAAGCCGCTGCCTGTCTACGGCGACGGCCAGAACGTGCGCGACTGGCTGTACGTCGGCGATCACTGCAGCGCGATCCGCGAAGTGCTCGCGCGCGGCGTGCCGGGCGAGACTTATAACGTCGGCGGCTGGAACGAGAAGAAGAACCTCGACGTCGTGCATACGCTGTGCGACCTGCTCGACCAGAAGCGTTCGAAGGCGCAGGGCTCGTACCGAGATCAGATCACCTATGTGAAGGACCGTCCGGGCCACGACCGCCGCTATGCGATCGACGCCCGCAAGCTCGAGCGCGAACTCGGCTGGAAGCCGGCCGAAACTTTCGAAACGGGTCTCGCGAAAACGGTCCAGTGGTATCTCAA